The region ACGAACAAAGGATCTGAACACAGACTCATTAAAGTTgtggaatcacaatcctcatgAAAATGTCCTATATACCTGAATATGATCAATGTGTTCAACAATCTCTCATTATTTTAACTGACTGTGGTTAAGTCTTTACTCAATGTGAGATCTTTCTAACTGGTATCCTTCAGACACTATTTACTACACAATAAAAGTTCCCAACATTATAATTCACTGCTAGTGTGTAAATTGTCTATTTTGTGTTCAATGTAGTACTCCTtctaacacagagagagagggagagagagagggagagagagagagactcttttctttaaaaatagagcATTTCTTTAAGATAGAGCTCTTTTCCATTCTTTGGAACATTCTTTCTAATTCTATACAGACTGGTGGCAGTTGAGGTTATCTGAGGTCATGAAACTTCTCCATCAGCACATGCCATTCAGCCCTGGCCTCCCAAAGCTAGGCCTCCCAGTCCTTGGGGTTTGTTCCTCACCAGGCCTTTAAAAGTTGAACCTCCTTCCCTGATGACAAGATTCTCTAGGGAGAATTAGATCACAGAGATGCTTgaggagagaggcaggagggagaggaATCCCCAAAACAACAATCAAGGAGAGGGGTTCCTAGCAAAATTCATCCCTTACTTTTGTGAAACTCAGCTCAAGGCATTTCTAACATCCCCCAAATATCTGTGAGTCACAGAAGAAAGCTTACTTTGTAATCAGTATTCATTTGTATTGATTTATTAAGTGTAGTTTCAATTCTTGGAAAATGGACAAGttctaaattattattttcataattaaacAAGATAATTTctcatgaaaattttattttgaagcaaCCCTCCTAGGTAGGCCCTATTTCTTAGTCATGATGGGAATCAAGGTGCTTTCCTTTCACCTCTACAATGAGAAacctttttcattttgctttggaaATTGCttgtataattttataatatgatGATCATACTATTTTTACAATTATACTTTGTATTATAAAGTGAGTCATAATCTCTAACTCACAAGGTTATTATGAGATATACACTATAAACTCGGAACATATGGCAAATTCTTTTTTGCTGTCGTTTAGTAgtttttgaacttaggacctcacgctttctaggcaggcactctaccactatgagccatacTTCCTGCAGTTTTCAGatgaagttttgtgtttttgtctaGGCCAGCTTCTGACCTCTGTGTTCCTATTTGTTATGGAATCCACAAGTCCACGCCCAAAATACCCAGctaatttgttgagatggagtctcaataaCAATTTACCAAAGCTGACTTTGATCCTTGATATTCCTGATCTTCCCCTCCTGAGAAGGAAGATCTGTCTAAAACTAAACCCCATTATTAAGAACCTCAGAGAGGAACCTTTTCCTCAAGAGAAGTTTATAGGTAACACATATGGTTTGGGGGAAATAAATGGTCAAAGTAGTTtaaaagttcactttttttttttgtttgtttgtttgttttggccagtcctgtggcttggactcagggcctgagcactgtccctggcttctttttgctcaaggctagcactctgccacttgagccacagcgccacatctggccgttttctgtatatgtggtgctggggaattgaacccagggcttcatgtatacgaggcaggcactcttgtcactaggccatattcccagccccaaaaagttCACTTTTGAATATGTCTTATTCAATAATGAAATTCTAGAGTCAAATAATTTATGCTTACAATTCAAGTAAGTGTCACAAaacctagaaagaaaacaaagaggagagCAAACAACCATCTaatgcaaagaaaacaaacaaaaagactttaTTGTAACTTAAAATCCGTTCCCTAGACAACAGATAGTGCACACATACAATGATATTAGTAGACATAGTAAAGATACATTTGGACAATTATCACCATGGATGAAGGTGgagatgtaaaaaaaagaaaaggctagttTCAGGCTACTAAATATCTCAAACATAATATTGATATAATTTTTGAGGCAAATAAACAAGTAGACTTTTTCTTTTACACatcacttattttatttcttaacttTGACAGTAACTAAAGAATGAGGTACAGAAACCTTTCCAGAAGTCTGGAGTGTAGAGAAGAAATCCCAGGTGTGTTGGAGTCCCATTATTGCATTTGTGAACAAGGTAACTCGGTTTGTGTTCTCCTACTCCAGATCTTCCCCACATGAAAGTCCTACTCACTTCCTCACACAGTTTTGTGAGGCCTCATGGTAATAAAGTGCTTCCAGTGCCTTTGAAGAAGGCATCAGAGTTGTATAAAActgatttatctttttaaaaatggaaagataatTTTGGCACAATGGTAAAGGTGTCCCTGCCTAACGAGAACTtggctatttgtattttttttaaaaaaaaaaacctaaccctATGGTTTATATAGTTTTTTTAATTCAATAGAATAAATGTTTCTTTATTGCCAttctttgcatgtgtgtgtgtgtgtgcgcatgtgcgcacacgcacgtACAAATGTATGGGTAGTGAACCCAAGCCCCTCTATTACCAAACCTGTAATAGCCATTAACCTAGGCAATATTATCAGAATCACTTTGAGCTTGTTAAAAATATAGATTGGTGgaactggatgtgtggctcaagtggtagagcactagccttgagcaaaaatgctaagcaagagtgagaggccctgagtttaaacccaataCTGGCATACACAGATAGACAAATCCTTGATTACAGCCTACCTTTTTAGCTCGAAACTTCTAAAtcctgatatatttatatatttatatatatatatatatatagagagagagagagatctatacagagagagagaggactctgATATATACAAATTTCTCTAGCAAAAAAATCTAtcaattattaaatttaattCTCTTCCTAGGGTATGATTCTTATGCTTACATGAGGTTGTATATAGGTACCAACTTTTTATTGTCCTTCTTCCTTTACCCATAcccatacacacgtacacacacacacacacacacacacacacacacacacacacctcactttTTACTTTTGCCCCTGGAAGAAATTTTAATAGCAGTAAAATCTGACAGTAGCAAATAAATGCTCTGTGAAGAAGATAGTCAAAGACTTCTCGTGCATCCCAGTTGTGCCCAAAACAAATGGATGTTGCCCATTTGCCAAATGGAATGGTTGGGGGAAAAATGCATTTCCAAATTGGAAATCAGTAAAAATAAGCAATTCTGGGAAACATCAGTTGAGTGGCCACAGACAAGCACAAGTGAGAGAGGGTCTAGTGAGACAGTgggaagaaagacagcccagCTACTCCTCTGTTTGGAGTTAGCCTTCATCTAGGCCAACTCCTTAGGAATTGAAACAGTTTGTGCTCAGTGCACCCCAAACACACTTGGGTGCTTTGTTGAACTACAAAAGCAGAATGAAAAATGTGGGCTGCCATTTAAACGGACTTCATATAAAGTGATCAGTTTGCTCCACTCCAAGTCTTAAGAATGTTTTCATCACCACtcttatttctgaaaataaaagggcTTGAGGTCTCCTGCTGACAAACTAGTCTAACAGAGTGGTTCCTCCCTAGGGGCTCTTCCACCTAGCCTATGGGGAGGCTTGCATCAGTCTTAAAGCAGAAGAGACCCTGTGGAGTTTCAGCCTTGCAGTGGCATTAAAAGAGTCAGCAGCAAATTCATATTTCTATACACAGAATAAAGTCATCTGAGGATGGTCACAAGTTTACAATGTTTAGCAGTAATAAAGAACAATCAAACAGATTTGTCCATTTCTTGGGGGAAAAATGTCCAAGGGATAGAGGCTATACATACAGTATATAAAAATTAGGATTAAAAAATGTCTTTCATTTAGAATCAGCCACAGAGAAATTTTGCTCTAAGAAAACAGTCATGACTCTAGAGAATTTGCTTGAGAATGTTTTGCTCTATGGTATAAAATGGTGCCTTCCAATATTCCTCTAGACATTAGAGGCGACTTTATACAAAAATGTTGCTGGGGTTGGCTTAGGGAGTTGCTTGTTGCATATGTCCCAACAGGGAAGGGCTGTCAAAAGCAGAATAAAACCTCCCAGCAGGACGCAGAATCcactaaaataaaatgcaatgtcGTAAGTCTGGGTCCAGTCATAAAACCAACCtgaaaaagataaggaaaaaagTGAGTTTCATAGAAATAGTCCACACCTTGATTTTTATGCACTTGCACTTAGGATCAGGATATTTATATAGTACCCAGTGAACTGGCTctagggggatgggggaagggcatCTTTCaaacactcagaaaaaaaattaccccaGGCATTTTGACTTTCTCCCAagtaaagaataaacaaaaaggaTAGTTGATTTTTTCAATGATATCAAAATGATCTTGCATAAATCATTACCATGAAATCTTCCATACAGATTCCCTTTGTGCCAGTCTATGCTATTATTAAAACTTGAACATATGTAATGGGAAGTGTTATACTTAAGAACAGTTTAACTGAGTTGAGTTGAAGATAATTGGCTTACCAACGATTGGTGGTCCAAGGCTGTTTCCAAGTCCAGCAAAGAACATTAATATACCATAGGCATGGGCTAATTTTTCAATTCCCACAGTCTTTGTGGTCACATACGGGAAGATGGACCAATTACCAGTCAGAAAGCCTATGATCCCAGAAAGCACAGCCAATGTGACGTAACTTTTGGCAAATGGAATTGCACACAAGGCCAGGCCCATCATTATTAAGGTAGCAACATAAAGATATAAGGTATTTATCCACTTGAAGTCGGCTAGTATTCCTAAAAGGAGTTTACCAACTGCTGTCATAATTCCCAAGATGGAAATAAGAGGCATAACAAATTCCTCTTCTTTCACATTTGAACTTCTCGCTACATCTTCCATAAGCAATGAAGGTGGAAAGCCTCCGATGTCGAAAAGAAAGATCGCTATGAAAAGGGCTGAGaagactttgtttttaaaaagagacacAGTTTCACCACAGTAGACTTTATATAATTGCCACTTCCTCTTGGCAAACTGTTTGCAAAAGTATGTTTGTTCTGCAactttctttttgtatgtttCTGGTTCTGGAGAGTTTTTATAGAATAGTGTCTCCTGTTTCCAGTCACCATTGGTCAAAGTATTCTTGCATTTTTCCTCACTACTGTAGTTCTTGTCAAGAATGTTTATGTTTTCCtccaagttcttttctttttcactgtaAATGGAGTACCTATCTGGTATAGTTTCCGTAGCTGTTTTGTCAGATAAGGAACAGTCAGAGGTCTGAAGGGGTCTCATCAGACTTCCACAAGCTAATATGTTTAAAGCTAAAGCACCCACAATCAGGAGGCATCCGTCCAGCCCATAGAACTCAATCAGTATCCTCTGCAAAGCAGCATAAATAAAAAGGCCAACACTTGAAcctagaaaggaaatggaagctgTTTAGttttcatctcttctttctcATGTAGGATTCTCAGCACAAGCAATAATAGTATAGTAATCTAACTGATTAGTTAAAATCACAAGTATATTAATAACAGTCATCATAAGATGGATAGGACATTCATTTTAAGAATTAGCATTGCAACACACATCTCATTGCACAATCTTGTTGTTCCTTTAAATGATTCTATTGACTTGTACCCATTATTATACCCAATATTCATGAAGTATCgatgcctagcaagcttgagaaGTTTGCTATAGATTACAAAGCTGTAAACAACATAAGTAGAATTCATATTCTATTAAAAGAGTAGGACTCTAGGAGCCCAAATTCTTAGCAACTACCATTGTgcaattacttttttctttgcatttattgTGTGCCAAACT is a window of Perognathus longimembris pacificus isolate PPM17 chromosome 2, ASM2315922v1, whole genome shotgun sequence DNA encoding:
- the Slc16a9 gene encoding monocarboxylate transporter 9 isoform X2, coding for MEFKKSPDGGWGWVIVAVSFFTQFLCYGSPLAVGVLYVEWLDAFGEGKGKTAWVGSLASGVGLLASPVCSVCVSSFGARPVTIFSGFMVAGGLMLSSFAPNIYFLFFSYGIVVGSSVGLFIYAALQRILIEFYGLDGCLLIVGALALNILACGSLMRPLQTSDCSLSDKTATETIPDRYSIYSEKEKNLEENINILDKNYSSEEKCKNTLTNGDWKQETLFYKNSPEPETYKKKVAEQTYFCKQFAKRKWQLYKVYCGETVSLFKNKVFSALFIAIFLFDIGGFPPSLLMEDVARSSNVKEEEFVMPLISILGIMTAVGKLLLGILADFKWINTLYLYVATLIMMGLALCAIPFAKSYVTLAVLSGIIGFLTGNWSIFPYVTTKTVGIEKLAHAYGILMFFAGLGNSLGPPIVGWFYDWTQTYDIAFYFSGFCVLLGGFILLLTALPCWDICNKQLPKPTPATFLYKVASNV
- the Slc16a9 gene encoding monocarboxylate transporter 9 isoform X1, with the protein product MEFKKSPDGGWGWVIVAVSFFTQFLCYGSPLAVGVLYVEWLDAFGEGKGKTAWVGSLASGVGLLASPVCSVCVSSFGARPVTIFSGFMVAGGLMLSSFAPNIYFLFFSYGIVVGLGCGLLYTATVTITCQYFDSRRGLALGLISTGSSVGLFIYAALQRILIEFYGLDGCLLIVGALALNILACGSLMRPLQTSDCSLSDKTATETIPDRYSIYSEKEKNLEENINILDKNYSSEEKCKNTLTNGDWKQETLFYKNSPEPETYKKKVAEQTYFCKQFAKRKWQLYKVYCGETVSLFKNKVFSALFIAIFLFDIGGFPPSLLMEDVARSSNVKEEEFVMPLISILGIMTAVGKLLLGILADFKWINTLYLYVATLIMMGLALCAIPFAKSYVTLAVLSGIIGFLTGNWSIFPYVTTKTVGIEKLAHAYGILMFFAGLGNSLGPPIVGWFYDWTQTYDIAFYFSGFCVLLGGFILLLTALPCWDICNKQLPKPTPATFLYKVASNV